The Cognaticolwellia beringensis genome segment TAATGCTGGATTTTTACCACCCAGTTCGAGAGACAATTTTTTAAACTTGGGGGCTAAAAGTTGTGCGATATCAGCGCCAGTAGTCGTGCCACCAGTAAATGAAATAGCCTTTACTTCTTCATGTTGACAAATGGCCTGCCCGACATTTGCACCCGTGCCATGCAAAATATTTAACACACCGCGAGGTAAACCAACTTTTTGGCAAATTTCGCCGAGCATAGCGGCGGTTTTTGGGGTTATTTCTGAAGGTTTGGCAATTACGCAATTACCCGCAGCTAATGCAGGCGCTATTTTCCAAGTAAATAAATAGAGCGGTAAATTCCACGGTGAAATACAACCAACCACGCCAACCGGTTGTCGTAAGGTATAGTTAATTGCGTTGCCAGCCATAGCGTGAGATTCACTTGCAAACTGTGAACAAGCATGAGCAAAAAATTTAAAATTACTTGCGGCGCGAGGTATATCAACGCTACGCGCAAGGCTAACCGGTTTACCGTTGTCAATTGCTTCAGCCAGAGCAAGCTCTTCAATGCGTCGCTCAATTTCCTGTGCTATGGCAGTTAAATAATCGGCACGTGTTTCTAGAGGTAAGGCTCGCCATGCAGGTAAAGCTTTTTTCGCAGCGGTGACAGCTAATTCAACATCTTCATCGCCACTATCAGGAATTTGTCCATAAACCTTACCGGTTGCGGGCTCTATATTATCTAGATATTGCTGTTGGTGTGGCGCTTGGTATTGGCCATCAATAAAGTTTGCAATAATATCCATTAATTACTCCCTAAAGACAGCTAGTTCGACCGCCATCAACAGGTAAGTTAATGCCAGTAATATAGCCAGCAGCAGGCGAAGCTAAAAATGCTGCTGCCGCGGCAAACTCTTCAGGCGCTGCGAAACGACGCATAGGTATTTGTGCTTTTTCGTTAGTAGTGGCCTGTTCAACAGAGATATTCTGCTTTTGTGCCTTACCGGCAATAATGGCGTCTAAGCGGGCTGTTGCAGTCGCACCGGGTAAAACATTGTTAACGGTAATACCAAAAGGACCGAGTTCATTGGCTAATGTTTTAGACCAACTAGCAACCGCGCCTCGAATAGTGTTTGAAACACCCAATCCTGGAATAGGCTGTTTTACCGAGGTAGAAATAACATTGATGATACGGCCATATTGTTTTTCTTTCATCGCGGGAATTAGCGCTTGGACTAAGTGATGATTAGTGACGAGGTGAAGGTTGAAGGCGTCGATAAAGGCGCTAACCTCGGTGGTACTGGCTGGGCCTGGCGCCGGACCACCGGTATTATTAATCAGAATATCAAAACCGCCGTTGGCAGCCACATCAGCGAGAATAACTTTATTTACTTCTTCGGGCTGGGAAAAGTCGGCAATAAGCACCTGGTGCTTTTGCCCTTGTGAGCAACTAAGCTCATTTTTAACCGCTTCAAGCCTTTCTGGATTTCGTGAAAATAGGGTAATGCTAGCGCCTAAGTTGGCAAGTTCAATTGCACAAGCTCGCCCAATACCTTGGCTACTGCCACAAACTAAAGCTTTTTTTGATGCTAAGTTAATATCCATTATTGACCTTTATGTTGTATTTTTTATTATCAAATGTATCGAGAAAACGTTAAAAGTATAACGTGGAAATTTCAACTACCATTCTTTTATAAGCACTTTTTTAGCATAATAAAAAATTTAATGTCAGTAAAACTTCGACAAAAATTGTGCAAACTATTTGCTCTTGTGTCAGGTTAAATTTCCGCAGGTTAAATAAGCGGAATTTGTTGTTAAAAAAATCTTATCCCCGAGATTCATAAATCAAGAAGTAATCAAATGAGTTACGAAGTGGTATATTCATTAATCGAAATGGGCGTTGAGTAAACGATATGGCTTAGCTTTGTACTGTTAACAACCGCTTTATTTACAAGCAATTATAAGGTCAATATCAGGACGAAATTACGGTGCTTGTCGCTGAATTTCTGCAGATTAACGAAAACATCAAGACTTTGCTAATCAGGCTAGGTAAAGTAAATCAATAGACTAACCGTTAGCTGTACTGACAAAATTCAAAGCAAGTTGTTATAAAAACACAACGAATACTGAACTACACAGGGAGCCAAAAATGAACCGTAAAGTACTATCTATCTTAGTTGCATCAGCACTAACTGCCTCGTCTTTTACTGCGAGTAATGTTTTAGCATTTGAGCAAAATACTGCTGATTACATTGCTAAAGATTATAAACAACACTTAGCACCGCTATGGGATCATTTTCACCGTAATCCTGAATTGTCATTAATGGAAACTAAAACAGCAAAGCGTTTAGCGCAAGAGTTGAGTTCAGCTGGCTATGAGGTGACGCAAGGTGTTGGCGGAACCGGTATTGTCGCTATGATGAAAAATGGTGAAGGTCCGATGGTTATGGTTCGAGCTGACATGGACGGATTACCTGTAGTGGAAGAATCAGGTTTGGCCAACGCATCAACGATAAAAATGAAAGATTGGAACGGTGAATTAGTTGGCGTTATGCATGCTTGTGGACACGATGTTCATATAACTAGTTTAGTGGGAACTGCCCGCTATATGGCTGCAAATAAAGATAAATGGTCAGGTACTTTAATGCTGATAGGCCAACCAGCAGAAGAAAAAGGTCCTGGTGCCTCAGCAATGATGGCAGATAATTTATGGCAGCGTTTTGGGCAGCCCGATTATGCCTTTGCTTTTCATGTTGATGCTGATACTGAAGCCGGTAAGATTACTGTTGATGAAGGTTCGCCATATGCAGGAGCCGATACTGTAGATATTACAGTACATGGCATTGGTGCCCATGGTGCGTACCCACATCAGGGCAAAGATCCTATTATGATCGGTGCTCAAATAGTCAATAACTTGCAAACCATTATTAGCCGTGAGCTAGCGCCACGCTATGCTGGTGTAATTACTGTTGGGTCGTTTCATGCAGGCACCAAGCACAATATTATTTCGGACCAGGCCAAGTTACAGTTAACCGTACGCAGCCTAACACCAGAAGTACGAGAGCAACTACTAACAGCAATTAAGCGTATCGCTATTGGTACAGCACGTACCGCAGGTATACCAGAAGACAAGTTGCCTGAGGTTGTGGTTAATGAGTTCTCTTTTCCTCCAACCTTTAACGATCAAAAACTTGCACAGCGCTTAAAAGGTGTATTAAGAGATAAAATGGGTAAGGATGCTTTGTTAGCGCCAGCAGAAACTGGAATGGGCGCAGAAGATTTTGGTTTTTTTACTACAGAGCCTTATATTCCGAGCGTTTACTTTAATGTTGGAGGCACCCCTAAAGCTGACTTTGAACGCGCAGCTGCCGGTGGAGCAGCCGTACCAAGCCATCATAGCCCACAATTTAAAATAACGCCTGAGCCAGCCATTAAAGCAGGTGTTGAGGCAACAGTACACGCACTACTAGATGTCATGGCTAAGTAATATTAGCCAAGAGTATTGAACAAGCATTGCTAGAAGAGCTCTGCTTGTTCTTATGTTTGAATAGGAGAGTTTGAGTTATATTACGGCTAAATAATACTTGCAGCAGGCAATAAGTTATTAGCTTATTAATTAGATTATATTACCCATCTTGTGAAGCCACTTCCTTTTTATTTTAGTAAAAACACCTTTTCTCTCTAATTTATCCATGGCCTTACTAAGCGATTGAATAATTGATTTCTCTGTTTTCAAACTACAGGCAAAGTAAAACTCAAATTTGAAATTCTCAAAGGTATGAACATTTTTATATTTAGATGATTCAATAGCATTATTTACTCGGTTAGTGAGCAAATCGTCATTTATTACGATTAAATCAATTTGACGATTAGGGACTTCCAGTAACTTGAGTAATGCTTCATTATTATCCATAACATAGATATTTTTGTTTTCAATAAAGCCTTTTGAAAGCAGGTAATGATGCGCAACATCATCCTTTATGACCGCAACTTTATAATCTTTTGCCTGTTCTAATGAACTGATTTTAATAGGACTATTTTTTAAAGAGTAGAATGAAGTTGAACTGGTTGCGATATGTCCTACCCATTGAAATAGTGCGTCTCGCTGTGGAATTCGCACTATTGAGTATATACAGGTGTTTTCTTCTTTTAACGCAC includes the following:
- a CDS encoding SDR family oxidoreductase, producing the protein MDINLASKKALVCGSSQGIGRACAIELANLGASITLFSRNPERLEAVKNELSCSQGQKHQVLIADFSQPEEVNKVILADVAANGGFDILINNTGGPAPGPASTTEVSAFIDAFNLHLVTNHHLVQALIPAMKEKQYGRIINVISTSVKQPIPGLGVSNTIRGAVASWSKTLANELGPFGITVNNVLPGATATARLDAIIAGKAQKQNISVEQATTNEKAQIPMRRFAAPEEFAAAAAFLASPAAGYITGINLPVDGGRTSCL
- a CDS encoding substrate-binding periplasmic protein, producing the protein MDITVKNKLKLGLLLLVVLFSRSAISASINIVTEHLAPFQIVKDNTISGLFTEIIEATLKEANITYHIDAHPWSLSYNRALKEENTCIYSIVRIPQRDALFQWVGHIATSSTSFYSLKNSPIKISSLEQAKDYKVAVIKDDVAHHYLLSKGFIENKNIYVMDNNEALLKLLEVPNRQIDLIVINDDLLTNRVNNAIESSKYKNVHTFENFKFEFYFACSLKTEKSIIQSLSKAMDKLERKGVFTKIKRKWLHKMGNII
- a CDS encoding aldehyde dehydrogenase, encoding MDIIANFIDGQYQAPHQQQYLDNIEPATGKVYGQIPDSGDEDVELAVTAAKKALPAWRALPLETRADYLTAIAQEIERRIEELALAEAIDNGKPVSLARSVDIPRAASNFKFFAHACSQFASESHAMAGNAINYTLRQPVGVVGCISPWNLPLYLFTWKIAPALAAGNCVIAKPSEITPKTAAMLGEICQKVGLPRGVLNILHGTGANVGQAICQHEEVKAISFTGGTTTGADIAQLLAPKFKKLSLELGGKNPALIFADCDFDSTVDQVFRASFANQGQICLCASRLYIERPIYEKFKQALIAKAQALQPNDPLLDTSEMGAIVSSTHLQKVLSYVEDAKAQGGKILIGGEQVKLSGRCQEGYFLQATIIEGLANNARCNQEEIFGPLITIQPFDTDQEALALANDSDYGLAATIWTNNLGRAHFLAENINTGIVWINCWLLRDLRTPFGGMNHSGLGREGGDEAMRFFTESKNVCVKY
- a CDS encoding amidohydrolase, producing the protein MNRKVLSILVASALTASSFTASNVLAFEQNTADYIAKDYKQHLAPLWDHFHRNPELSLMETKTAKRLAQELSSAGYEVTQGVGGTGIVAMMKNGEGPMVMVRADMDGLPVVEESGLANASTIKMKDWNGELVGVMHACGHDVHITSLVGTARYMAANKDKWSGTLMLIGQPAEEKGPGASAMMADNLWQRFGQPDYAFAFHVDADTEAGKITVDEGSPYAGADTVDITVHGIGAHGAYPHQGKDPIMIGAQIVNNLQTIISRELAPRYAGVITVGSFHAGTKHNIISDQAKLQLTVRSLTPEVREQLLTAIKRIAIGTARTAGIPEDKLPEVVVNEFSFPPTFNDQKLAQRLKGVLRDKMGKDALLAPAETGMGAEDFGFFTTEPYIPSVYFNVGGTPKADFERAAAGGAAVPSHHSPQFKITPEPAIKAGVEATVHALLDVMAK